Proteins encoded in a region of the Pelobates fuscus isolate aPelFus1 chromosome 11, aPelFus1.pri, whole genome shotgun sequence genome:
- the B3GALT6 gene encoding beta-1,3-galactosyltransferase 6, with translation MNVVRLVCRHKTALGLAALSLFAVVLLYLAKCTSESLRPADPRGLPQQQPPRYMQRHPLPGPAELQPPPPPEKTASAFLAVLIVSGPKYTERRSIIRSTWLSAASRGGEHGGGGGQLWCRFVLGTAGLGEDEAASLDMEQRRHGDLLLLPALRDSYDNLTAKLLHMYVWLDRHVDYKFVLKADDDTFARLDVLLEELKAKEPRRLYWGFFSGRGRVKAAGKWKESTWLLCDYYLPYALGGGYVLSWDLVRFLSLTKDFLAHWQSEDVSLGAWLAPLDVKRVHDPRFDTEYKSRGCNNKYIVTHKQSIEDMLEKHQTLAKEGKLCKEEVKLRLSYIYDWGVPPSQCCQRKDGIP, from the coding sequence ATGAACGTAGTGCGGTTAGTATGCCGCCATAAGACGGCGCTGGGCCTGGCCGCCCTGTCGCTATTCGCCGTAGTGCTGCTCTACCTGGCCAAGTGTACCTCAGAGAGCCTGAGACCGGCGGATCCCCGGGGGCTCCCTCAACAACAGCCCCCCCGGTACATGCAGCGGCACCCCCTCCCCGGCCCGGCCgaactgcagcccccaccgccgCCCGAGAAAACCGCCTCGGCCTTCCTGGCCGTGCTGATCGTCAGCGGGCCCAAATACACCGAGCGGCGGAGCATCATCCGCAGCACCTGGCTGTCCGCCGCCTCCCGGGGGGGAGAACATGGCGGCGGCGGGGGGCAGCTGTGGTGCCGCTTCGTGCTGGGCACGGCCGGCCTGGGGGAGGACGAGGCCGCCTCGCTGGACATGGAGCAGCGCAGACACGGGGACCTGCTCCTCCTGCCCGCGCTCCGGGACTCGTACGACAACCTGACCGCCAAGCTGCTGCACATGTACGTCTGGCTGGACCGACACGTCGACTACAAGTTCGTCCTGAAGGCCGACGACGACACCTTCGCCCGGCTGGACGTGCTGCTGGAGGAGCTGAAGGCCAAGGAGCCCAGGAGACTGTACTGGGGCTTCTTCTCGGGCCGGGGCCGGGTGAAGGCAGCCGGCAAGTGGAAGGAGAGCACCTGGCTGCTGTGTGATTACTACCTGCCCTATGCCCTGGGAGGGGGCTACGTCCTGTCCTGGGACCTGGTCAGATTCCTGAGCCTCACCAAAGACTTCCTGGCCCACTGGCAGAGTGAGGATGTTTCTCTGGGGGCTTGGCTGGCCCCCCTGGACGTCAAGCGGGTGCACGACCCTCGGTTTGACACGGAGTACAAGTCCAGGGgttgtaataataaatatatcgtCACCCATAAGCAGAGCATAGAAGATATGTTGGAGAAGCATCAGACACTGGCAAAGGAAGGCAAACTGTGCAAAGAGGAAGTGAAGCTGAGGTTATCCTATATCTATGATTGGGGAGTACCACCATCCCAGTGCTGCCAGAGGAAGGATGGCATCCCTTGA